The stretch of DNA CGGCGGGCACGCTAGCCGGAAGCCCCCGGGAGCGTCAACTGCGGCGCCGTCCCGCATGGCGGTACGGGACGGCGCCGCCTCGGATCACGGGAAGATCCCGCGTTCCTTGTAGACCGTCTCGAGGCGCTGGAGGGCCACGACGTACGCCGCGGTGCGCCAATCGACGCCGCGCTCGCGCGCGATGTCGCGGACCCGCTCGTAGGCGGAGAGCACGCGGCGATGGAGCTTGCGGTCGACCTCCTCCAGGTCCCAGAACTCGCTCCGCTTGTTCTGCAGCCACTCGAAGTAGCTCACGATCACGCCGCCGCCGTTGCAGAGGATGTCCGGGATGACGGCGATCCCGCGATCGCGCAGGACCTCGTCGCCGTCGGGGGTCGTCGGGCCGTTGGCCCCCTCCGCGACGAGCCGGCAGCGAAGGGTCGCGGCGGTCTCCGCCGTGATCTGCCCCTCGAGTGCCGCGGGAATCAGGATGTCGCACTCCGTGTCGAGGAACGCGTCCTCGGGGACGGGCGAGGCACCCGGGAACCCCTCCACGCCGCCGCGACGGCGGACGTGGGCCGCGAGCGCCTCCGGATCGATGCCGTCGCGGCGGGCGATCGTGCCCGTCGCGTCCTGCACCGCGACGAGCGTCGCGCCGTGGCCGGCGAGAAGGCGCGCCGCCCAGGACCCGACGTTCCCGTACCCCTGGACGGCGAAGGTGGCGAGGGAGAGATCCAGTCCGTGGTCGCGCGCCCACGCCTCGATGCAGTAGACGACGCCCTGCCCCGTCGCCTTTTCGCGGCCGAGGGAACCTCCCGCCTCGACGGGCTTGCCCGTCACGACGTGCGTGGAGCGCTGCCGCTCCTGGGCGGGCATCATCTGGAGGTAGGTATCGAGGATCCACGCCATGATCTGGGCGTTCGTGTTCACGTCGGGGGCGGGAATGTCGTAGTCGGGCCCGATGTTCGAGCCCAGGGCGAACGTGAATCGTCGCGTGATGTGCTCGATCTCGTTCGCGGAGTACTTCGCGGGGTCGATCTGGATCCCGCCCTTTCCTCCGCCGAACGGGA from Candidatus Polarisedimenticolaceae bacterium encodes:
- a CDS encoding Glu/Leu/Phe/Val dehydrogenase, which gives rise to MSGVMERPPVAAKRSVYEDVKRQFDRAADVMGLDPDVRKILATTTNEIVVNFPVRMDDGRIETFTGYRVQHNNVLGPYKGGLRFHPSVDLDEVRALASWMTWKTAIAGIPFGGGKGGIQIDPAKYSANEIEHITRRFTFALGSNIGPDYDIPAPDVNTNAQIMAWILDTYLQMMPAQERQRSTHVVTGKPVEAGGSLGREKATGQGVVYCIEAWARDHGLDLSLATFAVQGYGNVGSWAARLLAGHGATLVAVQDATGTIARRDGIDPEALAAHVRRRGGVEGFPGASPVPEDAFLDTECDILIPAALEGQITAETAATLRCRLVAEGANGPTTPDGDEVLRDRGIAVIPDILCNGGGVIVSYFEWLQNKRSEFWDLEEVDRKLHRRVLSAYERVRDIARERGVDWRTAAYVVALQRLETVYKERGIFP